A DNA window from Prevotella intermedia ATCC 25611 = DSM 20706 contains the following coding sequences:
- the glmS gene encoding methylaspartate mutase subunit S, which translates to MEKKTVVTGVIGADAHAVGNKIIAFALEQHNYNVVNLGVMVAQEEYIAAAIETNADAILVSSMYGHGEIDCQGLREKCDEAGLKGIPIFVGGNLVVGKQNFEDVEKRFLAMGFTKVYPPGTDIEISIKDLDKVLGKED; encoded by the coding sequence ATGGAAAAAAAGACAGTAGTAACTGGCGTTATTGGTGCTGATGCTCACGCAGTTGGCAACAAGATTATCGCTTTTGCGCTCGAGCAGCACAACTACAATGTGGTAAACCTCGGTGTAATGGTGGCACAGGAAGAATATATCGCAGCTGCCATTGAGACCAATGCTGACGCCATTCTGGTTTCGTCAATGTATGGCCACGGCGAAATCGACTGCCAAGGACTACGCGAAAAGTGCGATGAAGCAGGACTGAAAGGCATTCCCATCTTCGTAGGCGGCAACCTCGTGGTGGGTAAGCAGAACTTTGAAGATGTGGAAAAACGTTTCCTCGCAATGGGTTTCACAAAGGTATATCCTCCTGGAACTGACATCGAAATCTCTATCAAAGACCTCGATAAAGTTTTAGGAAAGGAAGACTAA
- a CDS encoding glucosaminidase domain-containing protein, whose product MKRYVLIIMVALASIGSAIAGPKIRWNQAYQNYFNKYKNIAIREMQRYGIPASITLAQGVLESGAGNSRLATVANNHFGIKCHDWTGPSISHDDDELGECFRVYNNAVESYEDHSKFLRGRKRYSNLFLLSKTDYRGWAHGLKRAGYATNPVYAYSLIDIIELYRLYEYDNMVLRKSNNDWDMPTQPQQNSSYAGMRQFRAFNENCYLTAHAGETYDNIAREIGISARKLAKYNERPEDAPLSEGEIVWLRKKQRHVPENFGKQYHTVRSNESLYDISQQYGVRLKNIMKANRKIVKRGIKAGDRVVLP is encoded by the coding sequence ATGAAGCGATACGTACTCATTATAATGGTAGCACTTGCAAGTATTGGTTCGGCAATAGCTGGCCCCAAAATACGTTGGAACCAAGCCTACCAAAACTATTTCAACAAATACAAGAATATCGCAATCAGGGAGATGCAACGCTACGGCATACCCGCCAGCATTACACTTGCGCAAGGCGTTTTGGAAAGCGGAGCAGGCAACAGCCGCTTGGCTACCGTGGCGAACAACCACTTCGGCATAAAGTGCCACGATTGGACAGGCCCCTCTATCTCGCACGACGACGATGAGTTGGGCGAATGTTTCCGTGTTTACAACAATGCGGTGGAAAGCTACGAAGACCACTCTAAATTCTTGAGAGGACGCAAGCGATACAGCAATCTGTTCCTGCTTTCAAAGACGGACTATCGAGGCTGGGCACACGGACTGAAGCGTGCAGGCTATGCCACCAACCCCGTCTACGCTTACAGCCTGATTGATATCATAGAGTTGTATAGACTCTACGAATACGACAATATGGTGCTTAGAAAGAGCAACAACGACTGGGACATGCCAACCCAACCACAACAGAACAGCTCGTACGCAGGTATGCGACAGTTCCGTGCGTTCAACGAGAACTGCTACCTTACGGCACACGCTGGCGAAACCTACGACAACATAGCAAGAGAAATAGGAATATCAGCCCGAAAGTTAGCCAAATACAACGAGCGACCTGAAGATGCGCCGTTGAGTGAGGGCGAAATAGTATGGCTGAGAAAGAAGCAACGCCACGTGCCCGAAAACTTTGGCAAGCAATACCATACGGTAAGAAGCAACGAAAGTCTGTACGATATTTCACAGCAGTACGGTGTGCGCCTGAAGAACATTATGAAGGCGAACAGGAAAATTGTGAAACGAGGCATCAAGGCAGGCGACAGAGTGGTATTGCCATAA
- the rpsA gene encoding 30S ribosomal protein S1, which yields MANFENVNPLSDFNWDDFENGVTVGGDKEELTKAYDNTLNKIQEHQVVEGEVISIDKKEVVVNIGYKSDGIIPASEFRYNPELKVGDKVEVYVENQEDKSGQLILSHKKARLQKSWVNINEALEADAVIQGYIKSRTKGGMIVDVFGIEAFLPGSQIDVHPIRDYDVFVGKTMEFKVVKINQEFRNVVVSHKALIEAELEAQRKEIISHLEKGQILEGVVKNITSYGVFVDLGGVDGLIHITDLSWGRINDPHEVVELDQKINVVILDFDEEKKRIALGLKQLAPHPWDALDPNLKVGDHVKGKVVVMADYGAFVEIQPGVEGLIHVSEMSWSQHLRSAQEFMKAGDEVEAVVLTLDRDERKMSLGIKQLKEDPWEAIEAKYPVGSKHVAKVRNFTNFGIFVELEEGVDGLIHISDLSWTKKVKHPSEFTQVGADMDVIVLEIDKENRRLSLGHKQLETNPWDTYESIYTPGSTHVGKITESMDKGAVITLNEGGEGFATPKHLVKEDGSQAQLGEELPFVVIEFVKDTKRIILSHSRTFEEVKEEQARRQRTASKKHSEPASQINNVAAGTSLGDLDVLADLKKKMEEGK from the coding sequence ATGGCAAATTTTGAAAACGTCAATCCATTGTCAGACTTCAATTGGGACGACTTTGAAAACGGTGTAACCGTTGGTGGCGACAAGGAAGAGCTGACAAAGGCTTACGACAACACCCTCAACAAGATTCAGGAACATCAAGTTGTTGAAGGCGAAGTAATCTCTATTGACAAGAAAGAAGTTGTAGTCAATATCGGCTACAAGAGCGACGGCATCATTCCAGCATCGGAATTCCGCTACAACCCAGAGCTTAAGGTAGGCGACAAGGTTGAGGTTTACGTTGAAAACCAAGAGGACAAGAGCGGTCAGCTTATTCTTTCACACAAGAAGGCACGCCTCCAGAAGAGCTGGGTTAATATTAACGAAGCACTCGAAGCTGATGCTGTTATCCAAGGTTACATCAAGAGCCGCACCAAGGGCGGTATGATTGTTGATGTATTCGGCATTGAGGCATTCCTTCCAGGCAGCCAGATTGACGTTCACCCAATACGCGACTACGACGTATTCGTTGGCAAGACAATGGAATTCAAGGTGGTTAAGATTAACCAAGAGTTCCGCAACGTAGTCGTTTCACACAAAGCACTCATCGAAGCAGAGCTCGAAGCACAACGCAAGGAAATCATCTCTCACCTCGAAAAGGGTCAAATCCTCGAAGGTGTTGTCAAGAACATCACTTCTTACGGCGTATTCGTTGACCTCGGCGGTGTTGATGGACTCATTCACATTACCGACCTTTCTTGGGGACGCATCAACGACCCACACGAAGTTGTTGAGCTCGACCAGAAAATCAACGTTGTTATTCTCGACTTCGACGAAGAGAAGAAGCGCATCGCTCTCGGCTTGAAGCAACTCGCTCCACACCCATGGGACGCTCTCGATCCTAACCTCAAGGTAGGCGACCACGTTAAGGGTAAGGTGGTTGTTATGGCTGATTACGGCGCATTCGTTGAAATTCAACCAGGCGTAGAAGGCCTTATCCACGTTTCAGAAATGAGCTGGAGCCAGCACTTGCGCTCTGCACAGGAATTCATGAAGGCAGGCGACGAAGTAGAAGCAGTAGTGCTTACACTCGACCGCGACGAACGCAAGATGTCTCTTGGCATCAAGCAACTCAAGGAAGACCCATGGGAAGCTATCGAAGCTAAGTACCCTGTAGGCTCTAAGCACGTAGCTAAGGTTCGCAACTTCACCAACTTCGGTATCTTCGTAGAACTCGAAGAAGGCGTAGACGGACTCATTCACATCTCTGACCTCTCATGGACTAAGAAGGTGAAACACCCATCTGAGTTTACACAGGTAGGCGCAGACATGGACGTTATCGTTCTCGAAATAGACAAGGAAAACCGTCGCTTGAGCCTCGGTCACAAGCAACTCGAAACCAATCCTTGGGATACTTACGAATCAATCTACACCCCAGGTTCTACACACGTTGGTAAGATTACCGAGTCAATGGACAAGGGTGCAGTTATCACATTGAACGAAGGCGGCGAAGGTTTCGCAACTCCTAAGCACCTTGTTAAGGAAGACGGCTCACAGGCACAGCTCGGTGAGGAACTCCCATTCGTAGTTATCGAGTTCGTTAAGGACACTAAGCGCATCATTCTCTCACACTCTCGCACATTCGAAGAAGTGAAGGAAGAGCAGGCACGCCGTCAGCGCACAGCCAGCAAGAAGCACTCTGAACCAGCATCACAAATCAACAACGTTGCAGCTGGTACATCTCTTGGCGACCTCGACGTTCTCGCCGACCTCAAAAAGAAGATGGAAGAGGGCAAGTAA
- a CDS encoding methylaspartate mutase subunit E has protein sequence MELKNKKLTDDEFFKERADVLTHWETGKEVDFQEAVDYQKSIAPEKRFSYKLQKAVENGDTLIQPRAGVALYEEHIKLLRFLEDEGGADLLPSTVDSYTRLNRYKECEVGIQKSFETNRSMLNGFPIVNYGVEICRKVTSAVKNPVQVRHGTPDARLLTELSIAGGFTSYEGGGISYNIPYSKAHPVDQVIHHWQYADRLVGLYEEAGVSINREPFGPLTGTLIPPCISNTVAVIEAVLAATQGVRDLTVGYGQCGNLIQDVAAIRSLDIMTRKYLDKFGYKDARVTTVFHQWMGGFPQDEAQAFGVISWGSAAGALAKATKVIVKTPHEAMGIPTKEANAAGLRATKQVINMLKDQNFREIPAVVDESEIIMQEMECMLNKVEELGKGDWAVGTCAAIEAGVIDIPFAPSKYNAGKVLPARDNQGAIRLLNMGNMPLSDDLVIFHRQKLEERAKAENRPVSFQMVIDDVYAIGKGHLVGRPKNN, from the coding sequence ATGGAATTAAAGAATAAAAAACTTACCGACGACGAATTTTTCAAAGAAAGAGCCGACGTCCTAACGCATTGGGAGACAGGTAAAGAGGTAGACTTCCAAGAAGCAGTAGATTACCAAAAGAGCATTGCGCCAGAGAAACGCTTCTCGTACAAGTTGCAGAAAGCTGTGGAAAATGGCGACACACTTATTCAGCCTCGTGCTGGTGTGGCACTCTACGAAGAACACATCAAGCTGTTGCGCTTCCTTGAAGACGAAGGCGGAGCCGACTTGCTGCCCTCTACCGTAGACAGCTACACCCGTCTGAACCGATACAAGGAATGTGAAGTTGGTATTCAGAAGAGTTTTGAAACCAACCGTTCTATGCTCAACGGTTTTCCTATTGTAAACTATGGTGTGGAAATTTGCCGCAAGGTTACATCGGCTGTGAAGAACCCTGTGCAGGTACGACACGGAACTCCTGATGCCCGTTTGCTTACCGAACTCTCTATCGCTGGTGGCTTCACATCGTACGAAGGCGGCGGTATTTCCTATAATATTCCATATTCTAAGGCACACCCAGTAGACCAAGTGATTCACCATTGGCAGTATGCCGACCGCTTGGTTGGTCTATACGAAGAAGCAGGCGTGTCTATCAACCGTGAGCCATTCGGCCCTCTTACAGGTACACTCATTCCACCTTGTATTTCAAATACAGTAGCTGTGATTGAAGCTGTGCTCGCTGCAACACAGGGAGTGCGCGACCTTACTGTAGGCTACGGACAGTGTGGTAACCTTATTCAAGACGTTGCTGCCATTCGTTCGCTCGACATCATGACACGCAAATATCTCGATAAGTTCGGCTACAAGGACGCTCGTGTTACCACCGTATTCCACCAATGGATGGGCGGTTTCCCACAAGACGAAGCACAAGCATTCGGTGTTATCTCGTGGGGCTCGGCAGCTGGCGCATTGGCAAAAGCAACAAAGGTAATCGTGAAGACTCCTCACGAGGCTATGGGTATCCCAACCAAGGAAGCCAACGCTGCGGGTCTGCGTGCAACGAAGCAGGTTATCAATATGTTGAAAGACCAGAACTTCCGCGAAATTCCTGCTGTTGTAGACGAAAGCGAAATCATTATGCAGGAAATGGAGTGCATGCTCAACAAGGTCGAGGAACTCGGTAAGGGCGACTGGGCTGTGGGTACTTGCGCTGCAATCGAAGCTGGTGTTATCGACATACCGTTCGCACCAAGCAAGTACAATGCTGGTAAGGTGTTGCCTGCACGCGACAACCAAGGTGCTATCCGCTTGCTGAATATGGGTAACATGCCGCTCAGCGACGACTTAGTTATCTTCCACCGTCAGAAACTCGAAGAGCGTGCGAAGGCAGAAAACCGTCCTGTAAGTTTCCAAATGGTTATCGACGACGTTTACGCCATCGGTAAGGGACACCTTGTAGGACGCCCAAAGAACAACTGA
- the glmL gene encoding methylaspartate mutase accessory protein GlmL, with product MKYLTVDFGSTYTKLTAIDTEKGDVVGTAAAFTTIETDVMEGFNNGMQQLEAQIGHFAYDRLLCCSSAAGGLKMVALGLVPELTAKAAKMAASSAGAKVVKTYSFEISQAEQQEIYDINPDLVLLCGGTDGGNKDVILANAKRLCAIDRDFSIIAAGNKTASYELDEIFKASNKKKCVITENVMPQFNVININPAKQKIKELFISRIIEAKGLSRIQEMSGYDIIPTPLAVLTGCELFSKGYGRDEGVGDMMAVDLGGATTDIYSMAKGEPTIAEVITKGLPEPYSKRTVEGDLGMRYSLTAMADEMNMEVFADELGIEQSKIEDWIKRCVAAPATLPQTDEEARIEQGLARNAVKVAVERHCGYFEPAFTPMGQVFTLTGKDLSEVPYIVGIGGSIKNNTDPKQILSGAEKKASRDPMFAKPKAPNYMLDKKYIFASMGLLSTFEPHLALAIMKKEITEI from the coding sequence ATGAAATACCTTACAGTAGACTTTGGTAGCACATACACGAAGCTAACGGCGATAGACACCGAGAAGGGCGACGTTGTAGGAACTGCAGCTGCCTTCACCACCATCGAAACCGATGTGATGGAGGGATTCAACAACGGTATGCAGCAACTCGAAGCCCAAATAGGACACTTCGCTTACGACAGACTTCTCTGTTGCAGCAGTGCTGCGGGAGGTTTGAAGATGGTTGCACTCGGATTAGTACCAGAGCTTACTGCCAAGGCGGCAAAGATGGCAGCTTCGAGTGCAGGCGCAAAGGTGGTAAAGACCTATTCGTTTGAAATCTCGCAAGCCGAACAGCAGGAAATATACGACATCAATCCCGACTTGGTATTGCTCTGTGGCGGTACCGACGGAGGCAACAAAGACGTCATTCTTGCCAATGCCAAACGGCTGTGCGCCATCGACCGCGATTTTTCCATTATTGCAGCAGGCAACAAGACTGCTTCTTACGAGCTCGACGAAATATTCAAGGCATCGAACAAAAAGAAGTGTGTCATTACCGAAAATGTAATGCCACAGTTCAACGTCATCAACATCAACCCTGCAAAGCAGAAGATTAAGGAACTCTTCATCAGCCGAATCATTGAGGCAAAAGGACTTTCAAGGATTCAGGAAATGAGTGGTTACGACATTATTCCTACACCATTGGCTGTTCTGACTGGTTGCGAACTCTTCAGCAAGGGCTACGGACGCGACGAAGGCGTGGGCGATATGATGGCAGTAGACCTCGGTGGGGCTACTACCGACATATACTCTATGGCAAAAGGAGAGCCTACCATAGCCGAAGTTATCACCAAGGGACTGCCCGAACCATACAGCAAACGCACTGTGGAAGGCGACCTCGGTATGCGTTACAGCCTTACGGCTATGGCGGACGAGATGAATATGGAGGTGTTTGCCGATGAACTCGGAATTGAGCAAAGCAAGATAGAAGATTGGATTAAACGGTGTGTTGCCGCTCCTGCCACCCTTCCACAGACCGACGAGGAAGCACGCATAGAGCAAGGATTGGCACGCAATGCCGTGAAAGTGGCAGTAGAACGCCACTGCGGATACTTCGAACCAGCCTTCACACCAATGGGTCAGGTGTTCACGCTGACGGGGAAAGACCTTTCCGAAGTGCCTTATATAGTAGGTATCGGCGGTTCTATCAAGAACAATACCGACCCTAAGCAAATACTCAGTGGCGCAGAAAAGAAAGCATCGCGCGACCCAATGTTCGCCAAACCCAAAGCTCCGAATTATATGCTCGACAAGAAATACATCTTCGCATCAATGGGATTGCTAAGCACCTTCGAGCCGCATCTGGCGTTGGCAATAATGAAAAAAGAAATTACGGAAATATAA
- a CDS encoding methylaspartate ammonia-lyase: MKIKKVVCAPGKTGFFFDDQKAIKAGAKNDGAFYIGTPETPGFKQVRQAGESISVMFILENGAIAHGDCAAVQYSGAGGRDPLFLAADFIPVIEKEIAPLYEGKEITSFREMADLVDKTVSPSTGKIYHTAIRYGVTQACLDAVAKSQCKLMAQVIADEYGTEVSKEIIPIFSQSGDDRYLNADKMIMKRADVLPHALFNHVETKVGLKGEKIKEYVEWLRNRVLELRPCECYNPTFHIDVYGTLSIVFNNDFEAIAKYIGEVAEIAKPFRLRVEGPVDMGEREAQIDALAAIRAAMDRDGIDAEIVADEWCNTLEDIKDFTAKKAGHMAQIKTPDLGGINNTIEAVLYCKEHGMGAYLGGTCNETNRSAEVCANIAMATKPVQYLAKPGMGVDEGYMIVFNEMSRILALTK, from the coding sequence ATGAAAATCAAGAAAGTTGTATGCGCCCCAGGTAAAACGGGCTTTTTCTTCGATGACCAGAAGGCCATCAAAGCTGGTGCTAAAAACGATGGTGCTTTCTATATTGGCACTCCTGAAACTCCTGGTTTCAAGCAAGTAAGACAAGCTGGAGAGTCTATCAGCGTAATGTTCATTCTCGAAAACGGTGCGATTGCACACGGCGATTGCGCTGCTGTACAATACTCTGGTGCAGGTGGCAGAGACCCATTGTTCCTTGCAGCAGACTTTATCCCTGTGATTGAAAAGGAGATAGCTCCGCTTTACGAAGGCAAGGAAATTACATCATTCCGTGAAATGGCTGACCTCGTTGATAAGACAGTAAGCCCTTCTACTGGCAAAATATATCATACCGCTATTCGCTACGGCGTAACACAGGCTTGTCTCGATGCGGTTGCAAAGAGCCAATGCAAGTTAATGGCACAGGTAATTGCTGACGAATACGGCACCGAAGTATCAAAGGAAATTATTCCAATCTTCTCTCAATCAGGCGACGACCGTTATCTGAATGCCGACAAGATGATAATGAAACGTGCCGACGTATTGCCCCATGCACTTTTCAACCACGTTGAGACAAAGGTAGGCTTGAAAGGCGAAAAGATTAAGGAGTATGTTGAATGGCTCCGCAACCGCGTGCTTGAACTCCGTCCATGCGAATGCTACAATCCAACATTCCATATTGACGTTTACGGTACACTCAGCATCGTGTTCAACAACGACTTCGAGGCTATCGCAAAGTACATCGGCGAAGTTGCTGAAATTGCCAAACCATTCCGCTTGCGTGTAGAAGGTCCGGTTGATATGGGCGAACGTGAAGCACAAATAGATGCCTTGGCAGCTATCCGTGCAGCGATGGACCGCGATGGAATCGACGCCGAAATAGTTGCTGACGAATGGTGCAACACGTTGGAAGACATTAAAGACTTCACAGCAAAGAAGGCTGGACACATGGCACAGATAAAGACGCCAGACCTCGGCGGTATCAACAACACCATCGAAGCTGTACTTTACTGCAAGGAACACGGCATGGGTGCCTACCTTGGTGGTACTTGCAACGAAACAAACCGCTCTGCAGAAGTTTGTGCAAACATAGCTATGGCTACCAAACCTGTTCAGTATCTCGCAAAGCCAGGTATGGGTGTAGACGAAGGCTATATGATTGTCTTCAACGAAATGAGCCGTATCTTAGCTTTGACTAAGTAA